One Streptomyces sp. V4I8 genomic window carries:
- a CDS encoding acetaldehyde dehydrogenase (acetylating) gives MTKTKVAIIGSGNIGTDLMIKILRLSDTLEVGAMVGIDPESDGLARAARLRVPTTHEGVDGLISMPHFDDIEIVFDATSAKAHLANAHKLAPYGKKLIDLTPAAIGPFVVPPVNLEEHLDAGADNLNMVTCGGQATIPMVAAVSAVTDVHYAEIVASIASKSAGPGTRANIDEFTETTSHAIETVGGAARGKAIIILNPAEPPLIMRDTVLCLTGDVDQDAVRASVKEMADRVAQYVPGYRLKQEVQFAPVAEDEPVHTLVPDSAGPVTTRISVFLEVEGAAHYLPAYAGNLDIMTSAALRVAESIARRSAVPVEAHR, from the coding sequence ATGACGAAGACCAAGGTCGCCATCATCGGGTCCGGCAACATCGGCACCGACCTGATGATCAAGATCCTGCGTCTGTCGGACACCCTGGAGGTCGGCGCCATGGTCGGCATCGACCCGGAGTCCGACGGCCTCGCGCGCGCCGCCCGCCTCAGGGTCCCCACGACCCATGAGGGAGTCGACGGGCTGATCTCGATGCCGCACTTCGACGACATCGAGATCGTCTTCGACGCCACCTCGGCCAAGGCCCACCTGGCCAACGCCCACAAGCTGGCGCCGTACGGCAAGAAGCTCATCGACCTCACGCCCGCGGCCATCGGCCCGTTCGTCGTGCCGCCGGTCAATCTGGAGGAGCACCTCGACGCCGGGGCCGACAACCTGAACATGGTCACCTGCGGCGGCCAGGCGACCATCCCCATGGTCGCCGCCGTCTCCGCGGTGACCGACGTCCACTACGCGGAGATCGTGGCCTCCATCGCCTCCAAGTCGGCCGGACCCGGCACCCGTGCCAACATCGACGAGTTCACCGAGACCACCTCCCACGCCATCGAGACCGTCGGCGGCGCCGCGCGCGGCAAGGCGATCATCATCCTCAACCCCGCCGAGCCGCCCCTGATCATGCGGGACACCGTGCTCTGCCTCACCGGTGACGTCGACCAGGACGCCGTGCGCGCCTCCGTCAAGGAGATGGCCGATCGCGTGGCCCAGTACGTGCCCGGCTACCGCCTCAAGCAGGAGGTGCAGTTCGCCCCCGTCGCCGAGGACGAACCGGTGCACACCCTGGTGCCCGACAGCGCCGGTCCGGTGACCACCCGGATCTCGGTGTTCCTCGAAGTCGAAGGTGCCGCCCACTACCTGCCGGCCTACGCCGGAAACCTCGACATCATGACGTCGG